Proteins co-encoded in one Bacillus infantis NRRL B-14911 genomic window:
- the fdhD gene encoding formate dehydrogenase accessory sulfurtransferase FdhD, producing the protein MNISKERKIVQFQDGKLKEGADLIAEEFPLTIFINGEEFATMVCSPDGLEELAVGFLASEGVIRSSRELTSLQVDSSKGFAYAEVSSYTPALKPAHSKRFIGSCCGKSRQFYLLSDVKTAKTSTSTASLTAQECLSAMKQLQEASVDFRQTGGVHNAALFHGDRMIISRTDIGRHNALDKILGYCIINKIPVRDKAIAFSGRISSEVLLKAAKIGVGILLSKSAPTGLAIDLAEDLNITAAGFIRGNSFNVYSCPERITEI; encoded by the coding sequence ATGAATATAAGCAAAGAAAGAAAAATAGTCCAATTTCAGGATGGAAAGCTTAAAGAGGGTGCAGACCTGATAGCAGAGGAATTCCCTCTCACCATCTTTATAAATGGCGAGGAATTCGCTACAATGGTTTGTTCCCCGGACGGACTGGAAGAGCTTGCGGTCGGATTCCTTGCTTCTGAAGGAGTCATCCGCAGCAGCAGAGAGCTGACAAGTCTCCAGGTAGACAGCAGCAAGGGCTTCGCTTATGCCGAGGTAAGCAGTTACACTCCAGCCTTAAAACCAGCCCATTCCAAAAGATTCATCGGCTCCTGCTGCGGCAAAAGCCGGCAGTTTTATCTCCTCAGTGATGTGAAGACAGCAAAGACCTCCACTTCAACAGCTTCATTAACAGCCCAAGAATGCCTATCAGCGATGAAGCAGCTGCAGGAAGCCAGTGTTGATTTCCGGCAGACCGGCGGTGTCCACAATGCAGCTTTATTCCATGGCGACAGGATGATCATCAGCCGTACAGATATTGGCAGGCATAATGCTTTAGATAAAATTCTGGGATACTGTATAATAAATAAGATACCTGTACGGGATAAAGCGATTGCGTTCAGCGGAAGGATTTCCTCTGAAGTGCTTCTGAAGGCCGCCAAAATCGGGGTCGGCATCTTATTGTCCAAGTCTGCCCCGACCGGCCTTGCGATTGATCTTGCGGAAGATTTGAACATTACTGCAGCAGGATTTATCAGGGGAAATTCCTTTAATGTATACTCCTGCCCGGAACGGATAACAGAAATTTAA
- the moaA gene encoding GTP 3',8-cyclase MoaA: MLIDKLDRNLRDLRISVTDKCNLRCTYCMPAEIFGPGYAFLPKDQLLSFEEIEKLASVFAKAFGIQKFRLTGGEPLMRKDLPQLVEKLSSIPGVDDIAMTTNGILLPRYAKELKSAGLRRVSISLDSLDDELFGKINGRGIKVDQVLKGIDAAAEAGLKVKINMVVQKGVNDHHVIPMAKFFKEKGHALRFIEFMDVGNTNQWNMDTVYTKKDILRDIAEVLPFQPAPPNYPGEVAKRYVYEGSESEFGIISSVTDAFCSSCNRARLSAEGKLYTCLFSSAGHNLKEPLRAGKTDDELESIITGIWNARDDRYSETRDELKSSGTSRKKVEMSHIGG; encoded by the coding sequence ATGCTCATAGATAAACTAGACAGAAATCTGCGGGATCTGCGCATCTCCGTTACCGATAAATGCAATCTGCGCTGCACCTACTGCATGCCGGCGGAAATTTTTGGCCCCGGATATGCCTTCCTGCCGAAGGACCAGCTCCTTTCGTTTGAGGAAATAGAGAAGCTTGCGTCCGTTTTTGCGAAGGCATTTGGAATCCAAAAATTCAGGCTCACCGGGGGTGAGCCTTTAATGCGCAAAGATCTCCCCCAGCTTGTTGAGAAATTGTCCAGCATCCCCGGGGTTGATGATATAGCCATGACCACTAATGGAATACTGCTGCCCCGCTATGCAAAAGAACTGAAATCTGCAGGATTGCGCAGGGTTTCCATCAGCCTCGATTCACTGGATGATGAGCTGTTCGGAAAAATAAACGGCCGCGGAATCAAAGTTGATCAAGTGCTGAAAGGAATTGACGCAGCAGCTGAAGCCGGCTTGAAAGTAAAAATTAACATGGTTGTCCAGAAAGGCGTAAATGATCATCATGTTATCCCAATGGCCAAATTTTTCAAAGAAAAAGGCCATGCTCTTAGATTCATTGAATTCATGGATGTCGGGAACACAAACCAGTGGAATATGGATACCGTTTATACAAAGAAAGATATCCTCCGCGATATAGCGGAAGTCTTGCCCTTCCAGCCTGCCCCGCCGAATTATCCGGGGGAAGTTGCAAAAAGATATGTATATGAAGGCTCAGAATCTGAATTTGGGATTATTTCTTCCGTCACTGATGCTTTTTGCTCATCATGCAACAGAGCAAGGCTTTCTGCTGAAGGCAAACTGTATACATGCCTGTTTTCTTCTGCCGGGCATAACCTCAAAGAGCCGCTCCGTGCAGGAAAAACCGATGATGAACTTGAAAGCATCATCACTGGTATCTGGAATGCCAGGGATGACCGGTATTCAGAGACGAGGGATGAGCTGAAAAGCAGCGGCACTTCCCGGAAAAAAGTTGAAATGTCCCATATTGGAGGCTGA
- a CDS encoding OsmC family protein yields the protein MAEHRFELKAHWPGLRNDSGTLETKGLSTKISIPPEMDGPGVGTNPDEMLLGAAATCYIITLAAMMERSRLEKEDLTIESTGIVDVTNGVITYKEIIHRPQIILKSDASDRDLQLAERLAQKAEGSCMISRAVKGNVEISLYTDIKKAE from the coding sequence ATGGCGGAACACCGATTTGAACTAAAAGCCCACTGGCCAGGATTGCGCAATGATTCTGGAACACTGGAAACAAAGGGGCTCTCTACGAAAATATCCATCCCGCCGGAAATGGACGGGCCTGGCGTCGGCACTAATCCGGATGAAATGCTCCTCGGTGCAGCCGCGACATGCTATATCATTACACTGGCTGCCATGATGGAGAGAAGCAGGCTCGAAAAAGAGGACTTAACGATAGAATCGACAGGAATAGTCGATGTTACTAACGGAGTCATAACCTATAAAGAAATTATCCACCGCCCTCAGATTATTTTGAAATCGGACGCGTCAGACCGGGACCTCCAGCTTGCCGAACGGCTTGCCCAAAAAGCGGAGGGATCCTGTATGATTTCAAGGGCTGTAAAAGGAAATGTGGAAATTTCACTTTATACGGATATAAAAAAAGCTGAATAA
- a CDS encoding Cof-type HAD-IIB family hydrolase has translation MQNREESPEIKLIALDMDGTLLNEKGEVSDGNRKAIKEAIEAGIKVVLSTGRTRLTCRDHADSLKLDSYLVTINGGEIWGPDGSLVERNPVSAELISWMWDLSKEHKAGFWAVNSEKVFRDEMPEDLLSNEWLKFGFNIEDDAARETVLQTLAERGELEITNSALTNIEVNALGVNKANGIKRVCELLGLTMDQVMAVGDSLNDISMIRECGWGVAMGNAQETVKEAADAVTAANTEDGVAAAIRKFALKKQLS, from the coding sequence TTGCAAAACAGAGAAGAAAGTCCAGAAATTAAACTGATTGCATTGGACATGGACGGAACATTATTGAATGAAAAAGGCGAAGTATCGGATGGGAACCGTAAAGCTATAAAGGAAGCCATTGAAGCAGGCATCAAAGTGGTGTTAAGCACTGGCAGGACAAGGCTTACCTGCAGGGATCACGCAGATTCTCTGAAGCTTGACTCCTATCTTGTGACAATCAACGGAGGGGAGATATGGGGACCGGACGGGAGCCTTGTGGAAAGGAATCCGGTTTCTGCAGAGCTGATCAGCTGGATGTGGGATTTGTCAAAAGAGCATAAAGCCGGCTTCTGGGCAGTTAACAGCGAGAAGGTGTTCCGAGATGAGATGCCGGAAGATCTGCTGTCAAACGAATGGCTGAAGTTCGGTTTTAACATCGAGGACGATGCCGCAAGGGAAACGGTTCTGCAGACATTGGCAGAACGGGGAGAGCTGGAAATAACGAACAGCGCCCTGACCAATATCGAAGTCAATGCACTGGGAGTCAATAAGGCTAATGGCATTAAGAGGGTCTGCGAACTTCTTGGCTTAACGATGGATCAGGTGATGGCTGTCGGGGACAGCCTGAATGATATTTCAATGATCAGGGAATGCGGCTGGGGTGTGGCGATGGGAAATGCCCAGGAGACAGTAAAGGAAGCAGCCGACGCAGTGACCGCTGCCAACACTGAAGATGGAGTAGCAGCAGCTATCAGAAAGTTTGCCCTCAAAAAGCAGCTAAGCTAG
- a CDS encoding MBL fold metallo-hydrolase, producing the protein MKGSRYENYDGVKNEHGFRDMLRWSRERRRNKKDLNVQIAQAEEKEAEKLKKNRESMSVTWIGHSTFLIQIGGLNMITDPVWALRMGVQKRLTEPGLPITSLPPIDLVLISHGHYDHLDFPTIKKLGGNPKFFVPAGLKGAFAKRGYTNIHEADWWDSFEAGTLKLTFVPAQHWTRRGLNDTNTSHWGGWIIENPEDEQSVYFAGDTGYFRGFKEIAEKHKLDIVLMPIGAYEPEWFMSVSHINPEDAIKAFLELKGERFIPMHYGAYRLADDTGPEALERLEKEWDRLALPKEQLKVLKLGGTFWPGGQL; encoded by the coding sequence ATGAAAGGCTCCAGATATGAAAATTATGATGGTGTGAAAAACGAACATGGGTTCAGGGATATGCTGCGCTGGTCGAGGGAGAGGCGGAGGAATAAGAAAGATCTTAATGTGCAGATAGCTCAGGCTGAAGAGAAGGAAGCAGAGAAGCTTAAGAAAAACCGGGAGTCCATGTCAGTGACTTGGATAGGGCATTCGACCTTTCTTATACAGATTGGCGGATTGAATATGATCACTGACCCTGTGTGGGCTTTAAGGATGGGGGTGCAAAAGAGACTGACGGAGCCTGGACTGCCAATCACTTCCCTTCCCCCCATTGATTTGGTCCTGATTTCTCATGGCCATTATGATCATCTTGACTTTCCAACAATCAAAAAGCTTGGGGGAAATCCGAAATTCTTTGTTCCGGCAGGATTGAAGGGGGCTTTTGCTAAGCGGGGATATACGAATATCCACGAGGCAGACTGGTGGGACAGTTTTGAAGCGGGCACCCTTAAGCTTACCTTTGTCCCTGCCCAGCATTGGACAAGGCGGGGCCTGAATGACACCAATACTTCCCATTGGGGAGGCTGGATCATAGAGAATCCTGAAGATGAACAATCAGTTTATTTTGCAGGGGATACGGGCTATTTCAGGGGATTCAAGGAGATAGCGGAAAAGCACAAGCTAGATATTGTCCTGATGCCGATTGGAGCGTATGAACCCGAATGGTTTATGTCTGTTTCCCATATCAATCCCGAGGATGCAATAAAAGCCTTTCTGGAGCTTAAAGGAGAGCGGTTCATTCCCATGCATTATGGTGCATACCGCCTTGCAGATGATACAGGGCCTGAAGCCTTGGAGAGGCTGGAAAAAGAATGGGACAGGCTTGCATTGCCCAAGGAACAGCTAAAGGTCCTGAAGCTCGGCGGGACATTCTGGCCTGGAGGGCAATTGTAA
- a CDS encoding SLC13 family permease, with protein MQTEKKNTYSKAKIIGLILGPLSFAAIMFFMDMDPQPKAVLASTAWISIWWITETLPIPATSLLPLILLPISGGLDSGKAASAYGNPIVFMYMGGFIIAIAIEKWNLHKRIALTILSVIGTSSNRIILGVMLATSLLSMWINNTATALMMFPIALALTKQIKADTVLDNKSFDFFSKSIMLSVAYSATIGGLATLVGSIPNAAFAAISAEMLGRTITFSDWLIFALPLTVILLILTYLYITRVQFPVKVSIGDNQQYIKKELQELGPVTYEEKMVAGVFFLTGLLWVLGGLLPETINDSMIGIFGALLLFFIPAKIKKERMLEWEDASKLPWGLLLLFGGGLSLAAAFTESKLTNWIGTQLETLIGYPYFFIVLTLSAIILFLTEIMSNTAVSNMVIPITVGMAYGIGIEPYGLMAAAALASSCAFMLPISTAPNAIVFGSDYIKINDMIKSGFWLNLISLFIIVLAVYYWLPRIF; from the coding sequence ATGCAAACCGAAAAGAAAAATACTTATTCAAAGGCAAAAATTATTGGTCTGATTCTTGGACCTTTAAGTTTTGCAGCTATTATGTTTTTTATGGATATGGATCCTCAACCAAAAGCAGTACTGGCTTCAACAGCCTGGATCTCCATATGGTGGATTACTGAGACTCTTCCGATACCTGCCACTTCTCTTCTCCCGCTGATCCTCCTCCCGATATCCGGAGGGCTTGATAGCGGAAAAGCCGCTTCCGCATACGGCAATCCGATAGTCTTTATGTATATGGGGGGTTTTATAATAGCCATCGCTATCGAAAAGTGGAATCTACACAAAAGAATCGCCTTAACAATTCTTAGTGTTATCGGAACAAGCTCAAACCGTATTATCCTTGGAGTCATGCTGGCTACTTCACTTTTATCCATGTGGATCAACAACACAGCAACAGCACTCATGATGTTCCCTATAGCACTCGCTCTGACGAAACAAATAAAAGCAGACACTGTACTGGATAACAAGAGCTTTGATTTTTTCAGCAAAAGCATTATGCTGTCAGTCGCATATTCAGCCACGATTGGCGGGCTGGCAACACTGGTAGGGTCAATACCAAATGCTGCATTCGCAGCCATTTCTGCAGAAATGCTTGGCAGAACTATAACATTCTCAGATTGGCTGATATTCGCACTGCCACTTACAGTGATTCTTCTTATTTTGACCTACTTGTATATCACCAGAGTTCAGTTTCCAGTCAAAGTCAGCATTGGTGACAATCAGCAATACATAAAAAAAGAACTTCAGGAGCTGGGTCCTGTTACTTATGAAGAAAAGATGGTTGCCGGTGTGTTTTTCCTTACCGGCCTGCTGTGGGTTCTTGGGGGTCTGCTTCCCGAGACTATCAATGACTCTATGATTGGTATCTTTGGAGCACTCCTGCTGTTTTTTATCCCCGCAAAGATCAAAAAAGAAAGGATGCTTGAATGGGAAGATGCCTCAAAACTGCCTTGGGGGCTGCTTTTGCTATTTGGAGGCGGGCTTTCCCTGGCAGCCGCCTTTACAGAATCAAAACTGACAAACTGGATAGGGACTCAACTGGAAACCTTAATCGGTTATCCCTATTTTTTCATAGTACTGACCCTCTCAGCGATCATTTTATTTCTGACTGAAATTATGTCGAATACTGCAGTATCAAATATGGTTATCCCAATAACAGTCGGAATGGCTTATGGCATTGGAATCGAGCCATATGGATTAATGGCAGCGGCCGCACTCGCTTCTTCTTGTGCATTTATGCTGCCGATCTCCACAGCACCCAACGCTATTGTTTTCGGTTCTGATTATATCAAAATTAATGATATGATCAAAAGCGGTTTTTGGCTGAACTTAATCAGCCTATTTATCATCGTGTTGGCAGTCTATTACTGGCTGCCGCGTATTTTTTAA
- a CDS encoding MurR/RpiR family transcriptional regulator, with the protein MSFINGGLVMLSEMLGKLPPSEKKIASFILENPKEAIALTASELGKRSSTSSAAVIRLCKSLGLKGYQELKLRIAGDLQKTDHPGFRDIEPNESQHSIIEKMSSNSIQTIRETADLLSAEELSKAVEAIQKAETVHFFGVGASSIIAQDAQQKFLRINKHATAFADIHMTATLVANVKPDDVVFGISFSGKTFEVAKILELANKRGAVTISLTKYGSSLVSDQADIRLFTSSTKEPTFRSGATSSRIAQLHVIDILFMCAASRQYDESVAYLDETRSAIDFLRENVKSKHLK; encoded by the coding sequence ATGTCTTTTATTAATGGCGGGCTTGTCATGCTTTCCGAAATGCTGGGAAAGCTGCCTCCTTCAGAGAAAAAAATAGCATCCTTCATCCTGGAAAATCCAAAGGAAGCGATCGCATTGACAGCCAGTGAACTGGGCAAGCGGAGCTCCACAAGCAGTGCGGCCGTAATCAGGCTCTGCAAATCACTTGGGCTGAAAGGCTACCAGGAATTGAAGCTTAGGATTGCCGGTGATCTGCAAAAAACTGACCACCCCGGATTCCGTGATATTGAACCGAATGAATCACAGCATTCCATCATTGAGAAAATGTCGAGCAACAGCATCCAGACAATCAGGGAAACTGCCGATCTGCTGAGCGCAGAAGAGCTTTCCAAAGCTGTCGAAGCCATCCAGAAGGCGGAAACAGTGCATTTCTTTGGGGTAGGCGCCTCCAGCATCATCGCCCAGGACGCCCAGCAGAAATTCCTTCGCATCAATAAGCATGCTACAGCCTTTGCTGATATCCATATGACTGCTACACTGGTCGCGAATGTTAAGCCGGATGATGTGGTTTTCGGGATATCTTTTTCAGGCAAGACATTTGAGGTCGCCAAGATACTTGAGCTTGCCAATAAGCGGGGCGCTGTAACAATCTCTCTTACAAAGTACGGAAGCTCCCTCGTTTCAGATCAAGCGGATATCAGGCTGTTCACATCTTCCACAAAAGAGCCAACATTCAGGAGCGGTGCAACTTCCTCGAGGATCGCACAGCTTCATGTTATTGATATTCTTTTCATGTGCGCCGCTTCCAGACAGTATGATGAAAGCGTTGCCTATCTTGATGAAACGAGGAGTGCCATTGATTTTCTGCGCGAGAATGTTAAGTCGAAGCATTTGAAGTGA
- a CDS encoding antibiotic biosynthesis monooxygenase family protein — MYIVHSTFTVPAEKAAEVIEIYHNRSRKVDQSEGFKKFLLLQNSKRPGDITVHMEWDTKESYLNWVKSAQFKEIHDLEKKYPDQELASVIPKVTQFEVVGD, encoded by the coding sequence ATGTATATTGTCCATTCTACCTTTACCGTGCCGGCTGAAAAGGCTGCAGAGGTAATAGAAATCTACCATAACCGCTCACGGAAAGTAGATCAGTCCGAAGGCTTCAAAAAATTCCTTCTGCTCCAGAACAGCAAACGACCAGGGGACATTACCGTCCATATGGAATGGGATACAAAGGAAAGCTATTTAAATTGGGTAAAAAGCGCCCAATTCAAGGAAATCCATGATCTTGAAAAGAAATACCCAGACCAGGAGCTCGCCTCTGTCATTCCAAAGGTAACTCAATTCGAGGTTGTTGGAGACTAG
- a CDS encoding MerR family transcriptional regulator codes for MKEEPSYKNRKVISIGVVSELTGLSERQIRYYEERSLIFPERTEKGSRKYSFSDVEQLIDIANKREEGVRTDEIRSDYLKKNNTKDEKLREQMLKGQINARFGIRRK; via the coding sequence ATGAAAGAAGAACCTTCGTACAAGAACAGAAAAGTCATTTCCATTGGGGTGGTAAGCGAGCTGACAGGATTGAGTGAAAGGCAGATTAGATATTATGAAGAAAGAAGCCTCATTTTTCCCGAAAGAACTGAAAAGGGGAGCAGGAAATATTCCTTCTCAGATGTTGAACAGCTCATTGATATTGCCAACAAAAGAGAAGAAGGGGTCAGAACAGACGAAATCAGGAGCGATTATCTGAAAAAAAATAATACCAAAGATGAGAAACTCCGCGAGCAGATGCTAAAAGGGCAGATTAATGCCCGCTTTGGGATCCGGAGGAAATAA